A window of the Ostrea edulis chromosome 1, xbOstEdul1.1, whole genome shotgun sequence genome harbors these coding sequences:
- the LOC130052461 gene encoding uncharacterized protein LOC130052461, producing MIQTHGKDLQMDAKIQTHGKDLQMDAKIQTHGKDLQMDAKIQTHGKDLQMDAKIQTHGKDLQMDAKIQTHGKDLQMDAKIQTHGKDLQMDAKIQTHGKDLQMDAKIQTHGKDLQMDAKIQTHGKDLQMDIKTHKRM from the coding sequence ATGATCCAGACACACGGAAAGGACCTTCAGATGGACGCTAAGATCCAGACACACGGAAAGGACCTTCAGATGGACGCTAAGATCCAGACACACGGAAAGGACCTTCAGATGGACGCTAAGATCCAGACACACGGAAAGGACCTTCAGATGGACGCTAAGATCCAGACACACGGAAAGGACCTTCAGATGGACGCTAAGATCCAGACACACGGAAAGGACCTTCAGATGGACGCTAAGATCCAGACACACGGAAAGGACCTTCAGATGGACGCTAAGATCCAGACACACGGAAAGGACCTTCAGATGGACGCTAAGATCCAGACACACGGAAAGGACCTTCAGATGGACGCTAAGATCCAGACACACGGAAAGGACCTTCAAATGGACATTAAGACCCATAAAAGAATGTGA